Proteins from one Dysgonomonas sp. HDW5A genomic window:
- a CDS encoding relaxase/mobilization nuclease domain-containing protein, protein MIGKIVKGKSFKGCISYVLDKDNVRLIDSEGVLTTNTKAIINSFYLQSLMNPKLKKSVGHIPISYSKEDESRLTDQFMIQLAKEYMEAMKIKNTQYIIVRHNNTDNPHCHIVFNRVDNDGKTISDKNDHYRNEKVCKQLKDKYNLTYGESKEQTNIQKLKGAEKTKYEIYHAIKATLKISKDWQQFEQNLKQQGISIAYKYKGQTDEVQGISFRKGEHTFKGSDIDRQFSYSKLNNLFQQNHNQKQHISQKQAQTEDTPVQPITESMSDNLGGIFNIHLNGEDHEEDAFRKRMEHEEKQRRKKSGIKR, encoded by the coding sequence GAGCTTTAAAGGCTGCATTTCCTACGTCCTCGATAAAGACAATGTTAGACTGATAGACAGTGAAGGCGTATTAACAACAAATACAAAAGCCATCATTAACAGCTTCTATCTCCAAAGCCTGATGAACCCTAAACTCAAAAAAAGTGTCGGTCATATCCCCATCAGCTATTCCAAAGAAGACGAATCCCGACTGACAGACCAATTTATGATTCAACTCGCAAAAGAATACATGGAAGCCATGAAAATTAAAAACACCCAGTATATTATCGTCAGACATAACAATACCGACAACCCCCATTGCCATATCGTTTTTAACCGAGTAGACAATGACGGTAAAACCATATCCGATAAAAACGACCATTACCGCAATGAAAAAGTATGCAAACAACTAAAAGATAAATATAACCTTACCTACGGAGAAAGCAAAGAACAAACCAATATACAGAAACTCAAAGGAGCAGAGAAAACCAAATACGAAATATACCACGCCATTAAAGCGACCCTGAAAATATCAAAAGATTGGCAACAGTTCGAACAAAACTTAAAACAGCAAGGTATATCCATTGCTTACAAGTATAAAGGTCAAACCGACGAAGTACAAGGAATCTCGTTCAGGAAAGGAGAACATACCTTCAAAGGCTCAGACATAGACAGACAGTTCAGCTATTCAAAACTGAACAACCTCTTTCAACAAAATCACAACCAAAAGCAGCATATCTCTCAAAAGCAAGCACAAACAGAAGATACCCCAGTCCAGCCGATTACAGAATCCATGTCGGACAATCTCGGAGGAATCTTTAACATACACCTGAACGGAGAAGACCATGAAGAAGACGCATTCAGGAAAAGGATGGAACACGAAGAGAAACAACGCCGAAAGAAAAGCGGAATTAAAAGATAA
- a CDS encoding metallophosphoesterase, translated as MTKLRTLHISDLHFGRASSNKPEDIAILILEAIETHNKENINCVIITGDLFDGRPDKSINKEQFTLDFLKVLQKELKLSSEDFIIIPGNHDLKRVDKNPDFSEYNKVLERFYNKDYYEESFDSKYLFTTKVYPDKKVAIVGLNSCMVETSQLDNSEIKWITDLKTLDEKQKEEIITSLQKKKEEEWDDYGMISKEQLRNAFKKLTEKVENIEEYTVVACFHHHFYPFPEIYSKYGDSSIIRNFTDVIEKFQKENVKIVLHGHKHMPIIGPVTNHNYLSDPNSIFYVFSAGSLSHKDETQRSFEIIDIFSPDSDRISDVFRFNYKLDSLQGLETFRIPPKNDNTQHSIAELYNLFRVEYPEEFKLYWNDIFEQDDISSNNRIEDIIKNISLAISPFEELIKSLRDSPIGFQLILYAVHYRLNYLNKQYNKGKNNFITILKNYLNVLFEDKNYLVHLYKLLEANRAKNFITEYEKLCADFSKYKKYTAYVTVALFLVDLYSVFSKYGEIYYKNERINANIKLKEETFHPNIPISTFRLESNIDRRSISIHFKCSDPTIHKIAVLIIKDFEKRITKIEDSFGVLGLKLYYVFPKVERNNYDLDNLNFEAYIPKLLPLLTGDNLYKRKEVFIRELIQNSLDAILLREDILRAKGQQLDDDLKIIKIEIGIDNNPVANKERTFIRIIDHGVGMDRFKVERYFTSIGRSFYKSEDFEELQKNENIEYKPISNFGIGFLSAFMVCKEIDVITKSYEDSEKGLKIQIPNYDGCFFINELPELKDVGTIITLYEDKQHYVWNIDNIVQYIEDTFIDFKLEIQIKNNLKGDQIKRILPFNIKRNLNVMNLFCPIEEDKVLPMPIDAVIQGNHINQCSYGVLLTINERNDSNSKGEVFYLNSGIALTQSNDKSLDFELPNNMNLYCNLPASFIELDVARETIRRFKGHNISKREIWGDLCLQNRELVDRALEYAPTIRLSLFNDLYKFFIQNADKKTREYHYNIPRFHLKLTKKKDKQFKLSINNSDEGVGFVYSKDNKDLIELILTLYESLFHRLEVNMQGSIFQEIEEFVSSKQMINIVQDSWKFEDRRYDIRHFKERYFYDNIFDYDLLHRTSYYFSRANKLRFYSKNDEIKNENSIILSLSNIEQEIGRFHRMNNEKYDKINIDAYSEYEYILKCLALASFMDMIDRKEQTRGKDTPKILEVSLKEFYIMAYNILTLFYEIISDKMTIEKTKDFSIYIRI; from the coding sequence ATGACAAAATTAAGAACATTACATATATCAGATTTGCATTTTGGACGAGCCAGTTCAAATAAACCTGAAGATATAGCTATACTCATTTTAGAAGCAATCGAAACTCATAATAAAGAAAACATTAATTGTGTTATTATTACAGGTGATTTATTTGATGGAAGACCAGATAAATCTATTAATAAAGAACAATTTACACTTGATTTTCTGAAAGTATTACAAAAAGAGCTGAAATTATCTTCTGAAGATTTTATTATAATTCCTGGAAATCATGACTTAAAGAGAGTTGATAAAAATCCTGATTTTTCAGAATATAACAAAGTATTAGAAAGATTTTATAATAAGGATTACTATGAAGAGAGTTTTGATAGTAAATATCTTTTTACAACAAAAGTATATCCAGATAAAAAGGTTGCAATAGTAGGATTGAACTCTTGTATGGTTGAGACTTCTCAATTAGATAATAGTGAAATAAAATGGATTACCGATTTAAAAACTTTGGATGAAAAGCAGAAAGAGGAAATAATAACCTCATTACAAAAGAAAAAAGAGGAAGAATGGGATGATTATGGAATGATAAGTAAGGAACAACTACGAAATGCATTTAAGAAATTAACAGAAAAAGTAGAAAATATTGAAGAATATACTGTTGTTGCATGCTTTCATCATCATTTTTATCCTTTCCCTGAAATATATAGCAAATATGGCGATAGTAGTATTATTCGAAATTTTACGGATGTAATAGAAAAGTTTCAAAAAGAAAATGTAAAGATCGTATTGCATGGACATAAGCATATGCCTATAATAGGACCAGTTACTAATCATAATTATTTATCTGATCCCAATTCAATATTTTATGTATTTTCTGCTGGTAGTCTTAGCCATAAAGATGAGACTCAACGTTCTTTTGAAATAATAGATATATTTAGTCCTGATTCTGATCGCATTTCAGATGTTTTTAGATTCAATTATAAACTTGATTCTTTACAAGGTCTCGAAACATTCAGAATACCACCAAAAAATGACAATACTCAACATTCGATTGCTGAATTATACAATTTGTTTAGAGTTGAATATCCAGAAGAATTTAAATTGTATTGGAATGACATTTTTGAACAAGATGATATATCTTCAAACAATAGGATTGAGGATATTATAAAAAATATTAGTTTAGCTATTTCTCCATTTGAAGAGTTGATAAAAAGTTTAAGAGATTCGCCTATTGGATTTCAATTGATTTTGTATGCTGTGCATTATCGGCTAAATTATTTAAATAAGCAATATAATAAAGGGAAGAATAATTTTATAACTATTCTAAAAAATTATCTGAATGTATTATTTGAAGATAAAAACTATTTAGTTCATTTATATAAACTACTTGAAGCTAATCGAGCCAAAAATTTTATAACTGAATATGAGAAACTTTGTGCGGATTTTTCTAAATATAAAAAGTACACAGCTTATGTAACAGTAGCTTTATTTTTGGTTGACCTGTATTCAGTGTTTAGTAAATATGGCGAAATTTATTATAAAAATGAGCGTATAAACGCTAATATTAAGCTAAAGGAGGAGACTTTTCACCCAAATATTCCCATAAGCACCTTTAGGCTAGAAAGTAATATAGACAGGCGTTCAATTTCAATCCATTTTAAGTGTAGTGATCCAACAATTCATAAAATAGCAGTATTAATTATTAAAGATTTTGAGAAAAGAATTACTAAGATTGAAGATAGTTTTGGTGTATTGGGTTTAAAGCTCTATTACGTTTTCCCAAAAGTGGAACGAAATAATTATGATTTGGATAATCTAAATTTTGAAGCATATATACCTAAGCTTCTCCCTTTATTAACAGGAGATAATTTATATAAGCGGAAAGAAGTTTTTATTAGAGAATTAATTCAGAATTCTTTAGACGCTATTTTATTACGAGAAGATATCCTTCGTGCTAAAGGACAGCAACTTGATGACGATTTGAAGATTATAAAAATAGAAATCGGTATAGATAATAATCCTGTCGCAAATAAAGAGCGTACATTTATTAGGATTATAGATCATGGAGTTGGTATGGATCGTTTCAAAGTAGAAAGATATTTTACAAGTATAGGTCGAAGTTTTTATAAATCAGAAGATTTTGAAGAATTACAAAAAAATGAAAATATAGAATATAAGCCAATTAGCAATTTTGGAATCGGTTTTCTTTCCGCATTTATGGTATGCAAGGAGATAGATGTTATTACCAAAAGTTATGAAGATTCAGAGAAAGGTTTAAAAATTCAAATACCTAATTATGACGGTTGTTTTTTTATAAATGAACTGCCAGAACTAAAGGATGTCGGAACTATTATTACTTTATATGAGGACAAACAACATTATGTATGGAATATTGATAATATAGTTCAATATATAGAAGACACATTTATTGATTTTAAGTTGGAAATACAGATTAAAAACAATTTGAAAGGTGATCAGATAAAAAGAATATTACCTTTTAATATAAAGAGAAATTTAAATGTAATGAATTTATTCTGTCCAATAGAAGAGGATAAAGTCTTACCTATGCCTATAGATGCAGTAATACAAGGGAATCATATTAATCAATGTAGCTATGGTGTTCTTTTAACAATTAATGAGAGAAATGATAGTAATAGTAAAGGTGAAGTCTTTTATTTAAACTCTGGAATTGCTTTGACTCAGTCTAATGATAAAAGTCTTGATTTTGAACTACCCAATAATATGAACCTTTATTGCAATTTACCAGCTTCTTTTATAGAGCTAGATGTTGCTAGAGAAACTATTCGACGTTTTAAAGGGCATAATATATCTAAAAGAGAAATTTGGGGAGATTTATGCCTGCAAAATAGGGAATTAGTAGACAGGGCTTTAGAATATGCTCCTACTATAAGACTTTCTCTCTTTAATGATCTTTATAAATTCTTTATTCAAAATGCAGATAAAAAAACTAGAGAATATCATTACAATATACCTCGATTTCATCTTAAATTAACGAAGAAAAAGGATAAACAGTTTAAATTGTCAATTAATAATAGTGATGAGGGAGTAGGCTTTGTATATTCAAAAGATAATAAAGATTTAATTGAATTAATTTTAACTCTTTATGAAAGTTTATTTCACCGCTTAGAGGTAAATATGCAAGGAAGTATTTTTCAAGAAATAGAGGAATTTGTATCTTCCAAACAAATGATAAATATTGTTCAGGATTCCTGGAAATTTGAAGATAGAAGATATGATATCAGACATTTTAAAGAAAGGTATTTCTATGATAATATATTTGACTATGACTTGCTTCATAGAACATCTTATTATTTTTCAAGAGCCAATAAACTTCGGTTTTATTCAAAAAATGATGAAATAAAAAATGAAAATTCTATTATACTATCATTATCAAATATTGAACAAGAAATAGGACGATTTCATAGAATGAATAATGAAAAGTATGATAAAATCAACATAGATGCATATAGTGAGTATGAATATATCCTGAAATGTTTAGCTTTGGCTTCTTTTATGGATATGATTGATAGAAAAGAACAAACAAGAGGTAAAGATACGCCTAAAATACTTGAAGTTTCTTTAAAAGAATTTTACATTATGGCTTACAATATTCTAACACTATTTTACGAAATTATATCAGATAAAATGACAATTGAGAAAACTAAAGATTTTTCTATATATATTAGAATTTGA
- a CDS encoding HEPN domain-containing protein yields the protein MKKSISYLPKSKQEDLNHLVKAVLEKIPETQMIILYGSYARNEYVDYDERVEFGITTTYMSDYDILVVTSGISDKLVGSKLDNIDDKYYRNPDKQTPVQFINDDIKKLNADLEEGRYFYSQIKQEGVILYDSGKFKLARRRKLNFDEIKKQAEEYFKEKFENANNKLTMAQLGIKEKLYKDAIFMLHQACENLYYAIRLVYTLKNSKQHNLTKLSSSVKSYSADLAKVFPNNTSEEKRLFNLIKAAYVEARYNPDFLVTKEDIDALVPKVKLLRDITKRICEEKIGEYGEK from the coding sequence ATGAAAAAGTCTATATCCTATTTACCCAAATCCAAACAAGAAGATTTGAACCATCTGGTAAAAGCCGTATTGGAGAAAATTCCCGAAACACAAATGATTATCCTATACGGAAGTTATGCCCGAAATGAATATGTGGATTATGACGAAAGGGTAGAGTTTGGAATTACCACTACTTATATGAGCGATTACGATATATTAGTTGTAACCAGTGGTATCTCTGATAAGTTGGTAGGCAGTAAACTGGACAATATAGATGATAAGTATTATCGAAATCCTGACAAACAAACACCTGTTCAGTTTATCAATGACGATATAAAGAAGCTGAATGCCGATTTGGAAGAAGGTAGATACTTTTATAGTCAGATCAAACAGGAAGGTGTTATACTTTACGACAGTGGCAAGTTTAAACTTGCCCGAAGAAGGAAGCTAAACTTTGACGAAATAAAAAAGCAAGCAGAAGAGTATTTTAAGGAAAAGTTTGAGAATGCAAACAACAAACTTACTATGGCTCAATTAGGAATTAAAGAAAAGCTATACAAAGATGCTATATTCATGCTTCATCAAGCTTGTGAAAATCTATACTATGCTATTCGCTTGGTTTACACACTAAAAAATAGCAAGCAGCATAACTTAACAAAACTATCATCATCTGTAAAAAGCTATTCTGCCGATTTGGCTAAAGTCTTTCCGAATAATACATCAGAAGAGAAGCGATTGTTCAACCTTATCAAAGCAGCTTATGTAGAGGCTCGTTATAATCCCGATTTTTTAGTGACTAAAGAGGATATTGATGCGTTGGTTCCGAAAGTGAAATTATTGAGGGATATAACTAAGAGGATTTGTGAGGAGAAGATTGGGGAGTACGGGGAGAAATAA